The nucleotide window CATCAGGTTCTgtacaaaaacaacaaattagTTAAGATTAAAATCGTTTTCATAACTAATCCCTTCACGGCTTTAAAAATCAACGCATGCAGATCAGTCGGGCACACCAACACCGTCTTCCCTTTCGTTAATCCCTCTCCATACAATCTTAAAATTTTGTCTAACAAGTGAAAGAAATATGCACAAGCAAGGATCCTATTCTCCCTACATTACACACCAATCCGAAGGGCTATGGACCTCCGGCCTCTGCGAATGCCACCGAGATCCCTATAATTGTGAGTTAATTAGGCCTTGTACGATCATGTTTCTGAAATTAATGAATCTAGGTTGCTTAATTAATTGACCTTTTAATTGAAGGTTGCTTCACTATTTTCTGTCCATGGGTGGTCGCCGGCCGGATTGCTGAAATTGCCGATAGAGGCGGTACAGGTAGACAATCTGTAAATTCAATCTCTAATACATAACTCTTTATTTGTCATGTATAATTAAGAGCATGCAAGACACTGAATTTTACATTGTTTCTTGGTATTTGACGAGCACATAGGCATGTTTTGCTGCGATGTGCGTGTTCTTTGTCCTTGAGAACATGCTATGTGGCTGCCTATATAGTTGTATGAACCGTTCAAAACTGCGCAGCCACTTTTCGCTGCCGGACGCTCCGTGCGCAGATTTCTTGGTGCATTGCTTCTGTAGTCGTTGCGCTCTCTGTCAAGAGCACAGGGAACTCAAAAACCGCGGAATCGATCCATCTCGAGGTAAAATCTCACTTAGCCTTTGATAATGTTCGTCATCGATCTTATTTGCTGATCCATATATGTGTTTTGTGTGTTGGTAAGGTTGGGAAGCCAATGTTGAGAGATGGAACCGGGAGCAGATTACGCCGCCGATTGTTTTACCAGGCATGAGTCGCTTAGAGTTGCGCAACAGTTGAAGCTGTAGATGTGGTCGTGTATTGCCTCATGACTATTAGAATGGGAGCAAGAATGATGCAGTCGAAAACGCAACACTAAGATTAAACTTGCGTTTAAACCTTAAAACACATGAAATTGGAATCCACCATAGAAAGAagcaatctcaaatatttttatataaatgtgGAATTATCTCTTAGTGGCAAGTCATAAAACCTCAATGACTGAAAAATGTAGTACCCCTATCCCTCATGAACTAAAAATGTATTTAACCAATTAGCCCTAtgattaaattattatataagCCACTTGGTGGCAACCCACGTCATCACCATTCACATCTAGGTGTTGTTTGGTTCGAGGAATCTAATTTTTAaggaatagtttttttttataatatggaTTTCTATGTTTGGTTGATGGAATCTTTGGAATTTAAAATTTCAATGAAAACTAGATTCCTCTTTTAGGAGgaattctctttttttctcaaaaGAAGGAGGAAATCAAATAAATATTGTTATTTTTACGTGAATGAAACGAGCCATCAAATATGACAAATTGCTTATTTGGACTCTTTTTTTATATGACAAATTCTCTAtttagactcttttttttttttaaattgaaacATAATGGATTCAAACCCGAACCATCAAAATGATACGCATCATTATTATCACTCCACTAATAGTTGCTCGGGTGTGTATTGCCTTTTTGGACTTTACTAAAGGAGAATCACAATCTTCGATATTtttatacaaaataaataaataattgttatAAGCGTGTCTCTCACTCAATTATAAAAGTGTCatgacaattaattaaaactcatTATTGGGTATTCAGGAATCTGGACTGGCACTTGTGCTGTATTGTTCAATCAACCAGTACATTATTAATTGTTTATTAGGacactaattaaaattttaatttagggTTATTAAATTTAACTCTATTCGCGTTCATTGATTCATTCACGAATCAGGCATCGAGAATTTACTTGCGTGAAAAAGAAGaatatttccttttccatggAGTATTAGAGACCACTAGACCACAATAGACGAGAGAGTCAACCCTTCTGAGTCTTTCATAATCTCTGCAAAATCTTGGCTTAGGGGAGTCAAAATGAGCTCAGTGTTACAGGTAATTGATTCGGTCTATGAACCATGCTTGTTTCGTTCGATTCGgaattgttttcttgatttcgAGCTTGTTTTTATAGTttgtttttaatataaatttaatatttggtTTTACTGATTTAGGGCTTTACGAAGTCTCTTGCCATCACTATGCTATCGGAAATCGGCGACAATACGTTTTTTGCCGCCGCGGTAAGTGTTTTTATTTGATTGGCGAGTGATTTGGATTTGATTAAGCAATATTATGGTAGTAAAGAGAGGATGAAAGCATAATTATGACTGATTTTGAAAACAACGGATAGTGTATAAATGTTCCATGTACATGATTGTGGATCTTGTCCCTCTTTTGTTGGTTTGTTTCTGGAATTGCATATTGCCTTGATGAATATAAGCAGTAGCTGTATTAGCTATATGAACTATGAAGCAAAACAACTGGGGattacaagaagaagaaagcaaagGCATATGATCTAAACCTAGCACTTTTAGCTTGGTCCTAGCATGATTGTGTCTTTCGTGATTATAATATTTGCTAAATTTGATTGAGAGGCTTAAATGCAATACACAATACAATAAATGGCTGCGTCTCATTCATTTTTGACTTGCGCTAAAATCATATTCGTTGCGGTGCGGCTGAATTTCCCATTAATGTgatattttgagagagaaacCACGACATGGATGTTGATTTTCTACTAATTAGGGACGAGCTGCCCAAATGCTTTTTTATTTGACATATTCTTGGTTGTTTCAAGATATTGGCAATGCGTCACCCAAGGAGATTTGTTTTATCAGGTTGCCTAGCGGCTTTAATTGTAAGTTATCATTTccaatttattttgtatttccAAAACTATTCTGTTCATTCTTTCTATGGTATACTTACCAGAAGTTTTTGCTTTTTTCTAGGTGATGACGATTCTTTCTGCCCTTGTTGGTTGGGCTGCTCCAAATCTTGTATGTACCTCATTTGCGACCTGGAAatccttattttcttttccttctttgtaGATGCTTAGAGGAGACGCACGCCCCAGTGATAGTATTGATGAACTCCATCTCCACTAGATAAAATACTAAACTATCTTCTGAAAATACGTAAATATGTAATAGAGCAAATCTAGGGCACTGGTGTTGATCTCAAGCTTTTCACGAGGACTTAAAGCCTCTATGGGAATCAATGGAAAATTTTACCAACTAGTTTAACTCTTTTGTGCTTCTGACTATTGATGATATTGTTGAGCTTCTGAATGTGTGGATCTCATTTCTATTCCAAACAATTCATTACTGTTGacaattaatttaatttgactAGTTGATCATCAATTGTCTATAAGTGCAAGCTCGTAGTATCTTGTATTAATTTTCATTTACTCCTTCACGAATGTTAATCTATGCAGATCGCTCGTAAATGGACCCATCACATAACAACATTGTTGTTTTTTGGATTTGGTTTGTGGTCGTTGTGGGATGCATTCAGGGGCGAAGGGTAATGATTTGCccttaccattttttttttgttgctaaaTCTTGCATTCCAATTCATGTTTGGATTAATGGAATCTCATTTTGCTATATTCAACAGGGAGGCCGAAGAGTTGGCTGAAGTTGAAGCAAAATTGGTTAGTTTTTGTTGTTGTGAGGCTCACagcattacaaaaaaaaaaaaaattaatttgaattttgaaccgTGTTGTATAATCAGGATGCTGACTGGAAAGCTAACAAGGGAACAGCAAAAGACGGCAGCAAGGTATTGCAGTCGTACTTCAGTTTCATGAAGAGTAACAACTAACAATACCCACTTTTTTTACCTTAAAGTTAAATATATCTAGTGCATGTGATCTCTGCTTTAGATTCTGCATTGCCAAAAGGTCCTCTGTTTCTTCTGAAGTTAAATGACACAATTGTCCAATTAGTTTGTTGGTGGAACCCAAAGACCAAAAATAATTCTGGTATGCATGAACTTATGTCAgctaaacaaaaaataattcttGGAGAGGTAGAGAGTTGTCCTGCTAAAGCTATCCTCAACTTGTTCCATGATGTAGAGTAAGAGAAATCCGGTGGGTGGGCCTGTAGTGATAACATCATAATGTCAGTAAAATTCTACATATAAGTTTTGGTCGGAGTCTGACATGGATACGTGCGGACACGCTCAAAATACGTCTGGGATACGTGAAATTGAGTAtccgatttttttatttttattttaattattggaCACGTTCTAGACACGCTTGGATACGTTATTGGACACGCTGCAACCCTAGCTGCCCCAACCTTCCCAAACAGAGACCAAACAGAGGATCGTGTATCGGCAACCTTCTTCGCCGATGACCAAACAGAGATCGCCGAAGGCCAACAGAGATGAGAAGAACCAACGAACCTCTTCGATTTCTGACCTCCGATTGATTTAAAGTGAAGAACTTTTAACAGAGTTAGAAATAGAGTGAGTGACGAAGAAGCTGGAGGTAGAAGAAGAAGTGAGATGTACACCAACCTCTTCATCTCTGATTGCTTGGTCTCTCTAGCTTGCCTGCCTTCTCTCGAACCTGCTATCTCTGTCCCTAGTGACCTAGTGGGGTTGTTGTCTAATCAATATAGTCTTGGGCCTTCAAATCAGTCTTAGTGGGCTTTTATACATTTGGGCCTCCAGTGAAGATAAATGTTAAGTTTTAGTATTGGGCTTCATTCTTTTGGGCCTCCAGTAAAGACagtgatacatatatatatatatatatatatatatatatacacacatatatatatatatacacacatatatatatatacacacacctatacatatacatatacatatgtatatatattattgaacgTGTCCCCAACGTCTCTGTATcctacttttttgaaaaatcacgtGTCCGCGTGTCCGTGTCATGTCATATCCGTGTCTGTGCTACATATCAGGATGCTCATATCTTGACTAGAGAGCAAGCCGCATGATAATCCTGTCTCAACCCATAAATATCTTTTAATCTATAGTTTGAATTCTCAGGCTGATGATGATTCGAAAAAGAAGGGGCGGCCATTTCTCTCGCAGTTCTTCTCTCCCATATTTTTGAAGGttgtaatttatttaaaatatgaATTATCACACTTCTGCAAGGTGATGTTTCTCAAACCAATTTCATCATGTGATTTTTATAGGCATTTTCAATCACTTTCTTCGGCGAGTGGGGTGACAAGAGCCAGGTAAGCATCTCCACAGGCATTGCTTATCTGTGTGCATTTATCATTGCACTGGTATTTCTTCGTGGTTTGGTGCTTTCCACTGATGATTTCCATTTCAGCTCGCTACCATTGGTTTAGCCTCAGACGAGAATCCATTTGGGGTGGTTCTCGGTGGAGTTCTGTAAGTTCTATTTAAAGATCTGTGtgtaatcttttttttctttgtagaaGTTTAGGACCACTTTAGGTTACTGAAATTGTATGAATATAGTCATCTACATATTTATTCTTGCTGCTTGTTTCTTATCTTAGGGGACAGGCATTGTGTACAACTGCTGCTGTCCTTGGAGGAAAGAGCTTGGCATCTCAAATATCGGAGAAATTAGTAATATACAATTAAATTCTAATATTttttcttgttggaatgagGATTTTAGCTTATGATTTTACTTTGTTAAGCAGTTTGTAATGCTAAAGGTCAAATGCAGGTTGCACTATCAGGTGGCGttcttttcattgtttttgggATCCAGTCCTTTCTTTCAACGGTGGAGTCTTAGTGTCCAACATCTTAACAATGGTTAGTAATTGTATCTGATATTCTTTGCATGATATTTAATATCGTTTAAAATAGATTGGTGTTTGGTTTGTGAGGAAGAGCCTAACAGTTTGAGGATTTGAACTATGTTTTCATATAATATTACCCGAATAAGTCTCTTATTGAATATCCCCTTTTTTCTTCAACCGACTTACATTGACATGGCGAttagttttcatttttcttaattCTTTCTGCTTGCGTGCAGGATTGAAAGCGGGGTTAGGCGAATTAGAAACTCCAGAGACAATAATTGAATTGTCATTTGGTGCTTGAGATTATCATTTTCTAGGAGGCTGATGAAATTTCATCAGAACCAACTGATTCAAAGCTGTAATATTGCTCAGAAGGGCCAGGATAAGTTAAATTGTGGCATCCTTGGCATAGCTGATAGTAGTGTTTCTTTCTCTCTACTATTGTTCAATGTCATCTGAATTATATTTGTTAGATCTTGGTATGTCCATCTCAGACAACCCCTTTTGAGAATCTCAGACCTACTTTTTGTATGTTCATCATCTCACCCAATGGCCAACGACCTGTTGTTAGATAGGAGATACACCCCCCTATGTTGGACTAGCGGATCAATCAATCTCGCATAGCTGCTCAGTTCGAGTGTTCATGGACCAGTACATTTCAAAGAATACACATGAACTACCTTTAATTCCGAGTAATAGAAGTATACTTACACAGCTTTTATTCAAAATTATCACCATCCTTGTCCTCATCTTGATGATAGGATGACCAAATTTTCACAGACATTGGCACTACTGAGTTCTATACACTGTAATTCTGAGAATGATATATTAACAGCTACAGGTTCATATGGATCTCTAAATATAAGCCTGTCTTCAACAGCCACCACTTGCAGGTTCTACTGAACTCATTAGCCCATTACCCCTCAAATGCTCGCAGTGTTCTTCCGCATCAGCCTGAGAACAAATAATCACCACAGCCAAACCGTTGATATGAGCCTCTTGCATTATGTTAACTGCATTGTCAACGGTCATTCCTGGAATAACCTTCATCAGAACTTGTACAACATACTCGCGTTTGTTGAAGTTGTCATTATGCAGCATAACACGGTAAGGAGGAGCTATTTTCCTAGATTTCCTGGCATATCCACAATGGTGGCATGGTCACCAAAAACAAGACAAAAACAGAACACCAACGCATCCAAGCAAATAACGCACATTCCTTTGCGAGGTATTCAAGGAATGACCGAACATATTATCGTTATCTAATCTAAATCACTTTGAATTAACAATTGAACGAGAACTAAATGGAAATGCCCCTGGATCAACTCGAAGTTGGTTTCTATTTATCGAGAGGTTGAATTAacaattacactctctctcaaaCACATATTATTGAAGATATCCGGCTAATAAAAAAATCACACAAGCAGAAAGTTAACGTACAGAACAAATGTTGAAACAATGATCTTCAAAAACAGCATAAAAAACAGCCTAAATATTATTGGATATACCTCACATCAAATTCTGATTCACGGCCAGGTGTGGTTCTCTCAATAACTGGCCTCTCTAATACCCCACCTCCTTTGCCTGCTACTGTTGCTGATACTACCATGAGAGTTCCACGATGGGCGCATGACCCTTTACAAAGAGAGTTTTTGTCCCCTGCCATGGTAATGTTAACAAGATCACTATGCCGAATTATAATAAGTACAACTATAAAGAGTATCAAAGTAATTTCCATGCACCTGAATCAAGTCCACAGGCAAGGGGAGGAAGATCAAGATGAAAAACAGAGAACGGCAATACAAAAATAACAGAACTAGGCACTAGCTGCAGCATAACAGAAGAAGCCTGAGACAGAaagtcttccttttcttttttgttaaaaCAGGGTTTTCAAAAGACAATGTTCAAGAATGAATTGACTAATGCACTAATATTCCAAATATTAGCTCATGGAAGGCACATTTTCAAGTTCACACAATTTAAGCCCAATCAAACTACTAATGAGGAGGAGAGATCAGAGATGAGACATCATAGATTCAAGTTTCGGAAGAACATTTATTCTTTAAGTGAAGATTAGATCTATTTGAATATAATCATGAAAGAATAGACAAAACAATGATAAACAAACTACGAAAGTAACAGTAACAATTCGAACATAATACCACTAACAGCAACAACAAACAACAAGAAAATCCTAGCTGTAGCAGAAAAGAGcatacaaaaatgtgaaagtacCTCCAAGCAAAACTACCCATCAAATTTGGGAATCCAAAGCCCCCAACTTCATGCAAACAATATACTGGGTTCTAAGAGAACAGTTTGCCAGAACAAACACATAAAAggacatagaaaaaaaaaatcatcagatagatttcttcttcttcctttctctGGATAAGCGCAAATTGTtcgataaaatttaaaataaaaaaaaaaaaaagcaagccGAAATCACATATTCCCGCAAAAATCAAATATGGCATTCTGATTGAAATCGGCCGCTTCACTACATTAGATATTCCCAAGCACGAGAATTTCAAAAggaataaagaaaaaattacCATCGAACAATCAACACCACCTTAAAAAgatcaaaaatagaaaaataaaagaagaagtgAGATGGAAAGGAGTACCTGGTTTGGGGTTGAAGGCGTGATTAGGTGAGAGAGCAAATCTCCCACAAATAGCAGTCTCcatacctctctctctctctaaatgaGAAATGGTTATTGCTTGTTTT belongs to Tripterygium wilfordii isolate XIE 37 chromosome 2, ASM1340144v1, whole genome shotgun sequence and includes:
- the LOC120012812 gene encoding ATP-dependent Clp protease adapter protein CLPS1, chloroplastic-like, with product METAICGRFALSPNHAFNPKPGDKNSLCKGSCAHRGTLMVVSATVAGKGGGVLERPVIERTTPGRESEFDVRKSRKIAPPYRVMLHNDNFNKREYVVQVLMKVIPGMTVDNAVNIMQEAHINGLAVVIICSQADAEEHCEHLRGNGLMSSVEPASGGC
- the LOC120012805 gene encoding GDT1-like protein 4, translated to MSSVLQGFTKSLAITMLSEIGDNTFFAAAILAMRHPRRFVLSGCLAALIVMTILSALVGWAAPNLIARKWTHHITTLLFFGFGLWSLWDAFRGEGEAEELAEVEAKLDADWKANKGTAKDGSKADDDSKKKGRPFLSQFFSPIFLKAFSITFFGEWGDKSQLATIGLASDENPFGVVLGGVLGQALCTTAAVLGGKSLASQISEKLVALSGGVLFIVFGIQSFLSTVES
- the LOC120012822 gene encoding protein PLANT CADMIUM RESISTANCE 12-like, whose protein sequence is MCVFFVLENMLCGCLYSCMNRSKLRSHFSLPDAPCADFLVHCFCSRCALCQEHRELKNRGIDPSRGWEANVERWNREQITPPIVLPGMSRLELRNS